A window from Corynebacterium accolens encodes these proteins:
- a CDS encoding protein phosphatase 2C domain-containing protein — translation MSTSFPSVEITAHSQKGNSHATNEDSWGSYKNLVWVIDGASNPKTISDEVVSFVNALNTQLKNCAANNPHASLATILAASISATAQTENVRASATVALCRFNEKDFDYLVLGDAGIVFADADSDIKLLQDTRLQECAVVERQRYRELLKAGSAQGEIEKAHLALVEAESKLRNTTGGFWVAETEPNAACHALQGRIKNAQYPVILGTDGFIGLAKPSVLFSQARQAEGLPYKLAEMTEALLPQSGKIDDATVITVNLPTTYDRVK, via the coding sequence ATGAGTACATCCTTTCCCAGTGTGGAAATCACCGCGCATTCCCAAAAAGGAAATAGCCATGCAACAAACGAAGATTCGTGGGGTAGCTATAAAAATTTAGTTTGGGTCATCGATGGAGCTTCGAATCCCAAAACCATCTCTGACGAGGTCGTTAGCTTTGTCAATGCTCTCAATACCCAACTCAAAAATTGTGCCGCTAACAATCCTCATGCTTCTTTAGCTACCATCCTCGCAGCATCCATCTCTGCGACAGCACAGACTGAAAACGTTCGTGCAAGTGCGACCGTAGCGCTGTGCCGATTCAATGAAAAAGATTTCGATTACCTCGTCCTTGGCGATGCTGGAATCGTTTTTGCGGATGCAGATTCTGACATCAAATTGCTCCAAGACACGCGCCTACAAGAATGCGCCGTTGTGGAACGGCAACGATACCGTGAGCTTTTAAAAGCAGGCTCTGCCCAAGGTGAAATTGAAAAGGCTCATCTCGCTCTTGTTGAAGCCGAGTCTAAGCTGCGCAACACCACAGGAGGGTTCTGGGTAGCCGAAACGGAACCAAATGCGGCATGTCATGCTCTACAGGGACGCATCAAGAATGCCCAGTACCCAGTCATTCTAGGAACCGACGGGTTTATAGGGCTCGCTAAACCATCCGTACTTTTTTCACAGGCCCGTCAAGCTGAGGGTCTCCCATATAAGCTTGCAGAAATGACTGAAGCATTACTCCCACAATCTGGGAAAATTGATGATGCTACCGTAATCACAGTAAATCTTCCGACCACGTATGACCGAGTGAAATGA
- a CDS encoding glutaredoxin domain-containing protein, translating to MTVQAPKTNADVTIFYADWCPFCAKLIKNLDRTETPYELVDVEGDNADDINEWIKSVNDGNRIIPTVLYSDGTHETNPPASSVRNKQEELAGA from the coding sequence ATGACTGTACAAGCACCCAAAACCAATGCCGATGTCACCATCTTCTACGCCGACTGGTGTCCATTTTGTGCCAAGCTCATTAAGAACTTGGACCGCACCGAAACCCCATACGAGCTCGTGGACGTAGAAGGCGATAACGCCGACGACATCAACGAGTGGATCAAGTCCGTCAACGACGGCAACCGCATTATCCCCACCGTCTTGTACTCCGACGGCACCCACGAGACCAACCCGCCTGCATCCTCCGTGCGCAATAAGCAGGAAGAACTGGCAGGCGCCTAA